One window of the Populus nigra chromosome 4, ddPopNigr1.1, whole genome shotgun sequence genome contains the following:
- the LOC133692068 gene encoding myosin-binding protein 7-like — MAFRAVHSWTLADLIFAFRDLAIAYVLLCGSAYAFLLSKFLSAFGFYLPCPCTGLFGYQNNDLCLHKLLIDWPKSKIYYVQALVKSRFPFDLIWFADQSSDLHVEGVRDKKRENGVIGLKGEGCSTSLSGPRFSSCVGGESGYDAKEKKVTNQKYKPGIRRRRRATIGYGRFLSALSANSTRSIGLAAPLSSHDSGGEMGSQISGNLGPASGTEDGLLGDGHGPIVIDHGKRVHSSFELNGLYDKGKGIRNDPSFVKNMACNAEDVSDSVGNDAIKMLEQSLEEEKTALAALYQELEKERAAAASAADEAMAMIMRLQEDKASIEMETRQYQRMIEEKFAYDDEEMDILKEILVRKELENHYLEKKLEAYQLMNISGKEQLEESNQMNSTGKRPSLSFDSDENLSLLPEQMVKSKTVFQKEVKTNATCSSNDEESHTLAFGKEMMPECKESASDSSTSEGVLQKTVCVAGKEKTQRYVSVVSQTCGGMEEEMGKDGNHLNQVGSCMHSPMLDTELTVYDVHVVDDETTVWKEGGGKESGPLSSAPSDFEVWTTSELSDCPRTSMTEIEPNGRGSHLDTTSSSPGLGDSQCKTLDIDSQRSSSSAVNSERFKIDSEVEWLRERLRTVQEKKDKLTFPAEHNERVNAQLKLVEEIISQLRETYQLREPVRQASLPPLSSKVSLKKRSCRSASSEAFESA; from the exons ATGGCTTTCAGGGCAGTTCATTCGTGGACCTTGGCTGATCTTATCTTTGCCTTTCGTGACCTTGCCATTGCTTATGTCCTGCTTTGTGGATCCGCTTATGCATTTCTTTTATCGAAATTCTTGAGTGCTTTTGGGTTTTATCTGCCATGTCCATGTACAGGCCTTTTTGGGTATCAAAATAACGATTTGTGTTTGCATAAACTGTTAATTGATTGGCCAAAAAGCAAAATCTATTATGTCCAAGCGCTGGTGAAGAGTAGGTTcccttttgatttgatttggtttgcgGATCAATCAAGTGATTTGCATGTGGAGGGTGTTAGAGATAAGAAACGGGAAAATGGGGTGATTGGATTGAAGGGAGAAGGGTGCTCCACTTCCCTTTCAGGTCCAAGATTTTCGAGTTGTGTTGGTGGAGAAAGTGGATATGATGCTAAGGAGAAGAAAGTTACGAACCAAAAGTACAAGCCTGGGATCCGGAGGCGCAGGAGAGCTACTATTGGATATGGTAGATTCCTTTCTGCTTTGTCTGCAAATAGCACACGCTCAATTGGTCTAGCTGCTCCTCTCTCTAGTCATGATAGCGGCGGTGAAATGGGAAGTCAAATCAGTGGAAACTTGGGTCCTGCAAGTGGAACTGAAGATGGTCTTCTGG GTGATGGACATGGTCCAATTGTTATTGATCATGGTAAAAGAGTTCATAGTAGTTTTGAGTTGAATGGGTTGTATGACAAGGGTAAAGGCATCAGAAACGACCCATCATTTGTTAAAAACATGGCATGTAATGCTGAAGATGTATCGGACAGTGTTGGAAATGATGCGATCAAAATGTTGGAACAATCACTTGAAGAAGAGAAAACTGCGCTAGCTGCTCTTTACCAAGAGTTGGAGAAAGAGAGGGCTGCTGCTGCTAGTGCAGCTGATGAGGCGATGGCCATGATCATGAGGTTGCAAGAGGATAAGGCATCAATAGAAATGGAAACGAGGCAGTATCAGAGGATGATAGAAGAAAAGTTTGCTTATGATGACGAAGAGATGGATATTCTGAAAGAGATCCTTGTTCGGAAGGAGCTGGAGAATCATTATCTAGAGAAGAAACTCGAAGCTTATCAGTTAATGAACATTTCAGGTAAAGAGCAGCTGGAAGAAAGCAATCAGATGAACAGTACTGGAAAAAGGCCTTCACTTTCATTTGATTCCGATGAGAATCTATCCCTGCTGCCAGAGCAGATGGTGAAGAGTAAAACCGTTTTTCAGAAGGAAGTGAAAACAAACGCAACTTGTTCATCAAATGATGAAGAAAGTCATACTCTTGCTTTTGGGAAGGAAATGATGCCAGAGTGTAAGGAGTCAGCTTCTGATTCATCTACTTCAGAAGGGGTGCTGCAGAAAACTGTTTGCGTAgcagggaaagaaaaaacacaaagataTGTTAGCGTGGTATCCCAAACTTGCGGAGGCATGGAAGAGGAGATGGGAAAAGACGGAAATCATTTGAATCAAGTAGGAAGCTGTATGCATAGTCCCATGCTTGACACTGAATTGACTGTTTATGATGTTCATGTCGTTGACGATGAAACAACAGTTTGGAAGGAGGGTGGTGGAAAAGAAAGTGGACCATTAAGTAGCGCTCCTTCAGATTTTGAGGTTTGGACCACTAGTGAACTGAGTGATTGTCCAAGAACAAGCATGACAGAAATTGAGCCTAATGGTCGTGGAAGCCATTTGGATACCACTAGCAGTTCACCAGGGTTGGGTGATTCACAGTGCAAAACCTTGGATATCGACTCACAGCGGAGTTCTTCATCGGCAGTCAATAGTGAAAGGTTTAAAATTGACTCTGAAGTTGAATGGCTTAGAGAAAGGCTACGAACAGTGCAAGAGAAAAAGGATAAATTGACTTTCCCTGCAGAGCACAATGAGAGGGTCAATGCACAATTGAAACTTGTGGAAGAGATAATAAGCCAGCTTCGAGAAACTTATCAGCTGAGAGAGCCAGTGCGGCAGGCTTCTTTACCCCCTTTATCTTCTAAG GTGAGCTTGAAAAAAAGGAGTTGCAGAAGTGCGTCGTCGGAGGCCTTTGAAAGTGCCTGA
- the LOC133691569 gene encoding uncharacterized protein LOC133691569 — protein sequence MALMSVLTHGSSLNLPKPAPRCFSPSRRARALVLNHSRSGHKVFFCNRGPSAFRIRRFQSKDSRNYEAAKDTQSDLDLPSDEAVVNQKNEPTSTGSSFLLILAIVLGVAAIFTIMSVGLKQSSTGSFFGVQFLADGSPSPVTAASPIGFTFKAFGYRIILPEYAPGCVYFWLLMAAGCGLFISEEALNIWVGITLSRMLSLDGTWQSFAGSFSRNAPYIISTVLWVYWGVCISDMIPFYLGKLFKQSGASDDVCSKLGISEEKVLSITSVVQKYGNLAGVVERFSLGARNPTAFLAGTMGVSPECFFTGVCCGGLITLPLQLGIGFLLRERPMFALATVATVVGVWTVFPYVTAASTALFFYLKRRYST from the exons ATGGCATTGATGTCAGTTTTAACACACGGGTCATCCTTAAACCTCCCTAAACCTGCTCCCAGATGCTTCAGTCCAAGTCGACGAGCACGAGCTCTAGTACTGAACCACTCAAGGTCTGGTCACAAAGTTTTCTTTTGTAACAGGGGACCCTCAGCTTTCAG GATTAGAAGATTTCAGAGTAAAGATTCGAGAAATTATGAGGCAGCAAAAGATACTCAAAGTGACCTGGATTTACCTTCTGATGAGGCAgttgtaaatcaaaaaaatgaacCCACTTCTACGGGAAGTTCATTTCTCTTGATATTAGCAATCGTGTTGGGTGTCGCTGCAATTTTTACAATCATGTCAGTTGGCCTTAAGCAGTCTAGTACAGGATCTTTCTTTGGAGTTCAATTTCTGGCTGATGGTTCCCCCTCACCAGTCACGGCTGCATCCCCTATTGGTTTTACTTTCAAAGCTTTTGGATACAGAATCATTCTTCCTGAATATGCTCCAGG ATGCGTTTACTTTTGGTTGCTCATGGCTGCTGGTTGTGGACTTTTCATCAGTGAAGAGGCTTTAAATATATGG GTAGGCATAACTTTGTCGCGGATGCTGTCTTTGGATGGCACATGGCAATCATTTGCTGGTTCTTTCTCCAGAAATGCTCCATATATTATATCAACGGTTCTATGGGTATACTG GGGGGTATGCATCAGTGATATGATACCGTTCTACCTGGGGAAGCTTTTCAAGCAAAGTGGTGCATCTGATGATGTTTGTTCAAAG TTGGGCATCAGTGAAGAGAAGGTGTTGAGCATTACAAGTGTTGTGCAAAAATATGGCAATCTCGCAGGTGTTG TTGAGCGGTTTTCTCTTGGAGCGCGAAATCCCACAGCTTTCTTGGCGGGGACAATG GGTGTATCTCCAGAGTGCTTTTTTACTGGAGTTTGTTGTGGTGGCTTGATCACACTTCCACTTCAG CTCGGGATTGGATTTCTATTGAGGGAGCGTCCCATGTTTGCCCTTGCCACGGTTGCAACAGTTGTG GGAGTCTGGACTGTGTTTCCATATGTTACGGCTGCTTCAACAGCATTATTCTTTTACCTGAAACGTCGCTATTCTACATAG
- the LOC133691773 gene encoding uncharacterized protein LOC133691773 — MSEKRGGWFQMRRDQKFIGNIDRCELLDLGFKGSPHFQRRVHGAIISTQVRLDRALANAEWRYVPPRGLGHSIFKLHERCMKSLKLWRPIHGEINFDSSLMDALSNMARQAQILNRDVFGNIFGSIRRILARVQGIQK; from the exons ATGTCAGAGAAAAGGGGTGGTTGGTTTCAGATGAGGAGGGATCAGAAGTTTATAGGCAACATTGACAGATGCGAGCTgcttgatttgggttttaaagGATCTCCACACTTTCAGAGAAGAGTTCATGGGGCTATAATTTCTACTCAAGTCCGTTTAGATCGTGCATTGGCCAACGCAGAATGGC GTTATGTCCCCCCTAGGGGTCTAGGCCATTCCATTTTCAAGCTGCATGAACGTTGCATGAAGAGTTTGAAGCTGTGGCGGCCAATTCATGGAGAAATTAACTTTGATTCTTCCCTCATGGATGCTCTCTCTAATATGGCTAGACAAGCTCAAATTCTTAACAGAGATGTCTTTGGTAATATTTTCGGAAGTATACGACGAATTCTTGCTCGTGTACAAGGAATTCAGAAGTAA